The Cardiocondyla obscurior isolate alpha-2009 unplaced genomic scaffold, Cobs3.1 scaffold52_0_228554, whole genome shotgun sequence genome has a segment encoding these proteins:
- the LOC139112811 gene encoding uncharacterized protein: protein MLTTQPDTLYITRRVINTLVKLAPNIIKWPSNERVEQVWTGFEATSGFPKIIGAIDGTHINIPAPKINPEAYINRKSHHSIQLQAICDHTCQFTHCFVGHVGSVHDQRVFRLSEVQSYLGDISKFPHDCHLVGDSAYKLHDNLLTPYRDNGHMTVRQRNYNFLHASARICIERAFGLLKGRFRSLLTTLAMDRVDLIPMHIIACCVLHNMCLKKGDNLDLEGHEDTEINNDDYIKNENIRIINVGVAKRDLLAERLPIRNA, encoded by the exons ATGCTCACTACTCaaccagacaccctgtatattacaCGACGTGTGATAAACACACTTGTTAAATTGGCAcctaatataataaaatggcCTAGCAATGAACGAGTTGAACAAGTATGGACAGGATTTGAAGCAACGAGTGGGTTTCCTAAAATTATTGGTGCGATTGATGGCACACATATAAATATTCCTGCTCCCAAAATTAATCCAGAAGCATATATAAATCGCAAAAGTCACCATTCAATCCAACTTCAG gCTATATGTGATCATACATGTCAATTTACTCATTGTTTTGTTGGACATGTAGGATCCGTACATGATCAACGAGTGTTTAGATTGTCAGAAGTACAATCCTATCTAGGAGACATATCCAAATTTCCTCATGACTGTCATTTAGTTGGTGATAGTGCATATAAATTGCATGACAATTTATTAACACCATATAGAGATAACGGTCATATGACTGTACGTCAGcgaaattacaatttcttaCATGCTTCAGCAAGAATATGTATTGAAAGAGCATTTGGATTGCTCAAAGGACGTTTTCGAAGCCTTCTTACAACGCTTGCGATGGATAGAGTGGATTTAATTCCAATGCACATTATTGCTTGTTGTGTGTTACATAATATGTGTTTGAAAAAAGGTGATAATCTTGATTTAGAAGGACATGAAGatacagaaattaataatgatgattacataaaaaatgaaaacataCGCATTATAAATGTAGGTGTTGCAAAGCGAGATTTATTAGCAGAAAGATTACCCATACGAAACGCTTAA